The nucleotide sequence AGTGGATGACGATACCCAAATTATTCCAGGGCACGGACCGCTCTCGAATAAAGCGGAGTTAGCTGCCTATCGGGACATGCTAATGGTGGTGCGCGCTCGCACCGCGCGGGCGATCGCTGGGGGGTTGACGATGGAAGAGTTTGTGGCCTCGGAGCCCACTGCCGATCTCGATGCCGATTGGGGGAAAGGCTTCCTCACCCCCGAGCAGTTTCAACAGATTGTGTATACCGATCTGTCACAGTAGCGACTGCAGCGCTTTGTCCTTCCTGTTGCTATTTCACTGCCCGCCGACAGTCTATGTTTGAGCCAGATGGTCGGGGCAGTCCACCTGAAGGTGACGCTCTCCAAAAGGAGCATCCACAAACGTGCAATGGTGGGGGCGATCGGAGTTTGCGTAAACATTGGGTCGGAAGTGCTGGCAGGTGACGCACATGCGAGCCACCGAGCTCTGTCCTCGCTCCTGGAGCTTGCGAATGATTTTGATTAATCCAGCTAAAAATACCTCTTGTTCTGCTTCAGATAATTCATCTACGGCCACGGCCAAAAAATCCGTCCAACCCGCAGCTTGCCGTGCATAACTTCTGCCTTTTTCTGTCAGGGTAATGGCGATCGCCCGTCTGTCATCTGCAGCCCGAGCCTTGTCCACTAACCCTTTAGACACCAACGCTTTGACCGCATCGCTCGCCGTCGCAGCAGTAATTTCGAGTTCTTCCGCCACAAGCGAAAGTCGTATTCCGAGGCGATCGCGATCGAGCAGCAGGGCCAAGATCTTTCCCTGGGTAGGAGATAAGCCTAACGCTTCTGCATCCTGCCAAGACTGGCTTTGGAGGGCCGTAGCAATTTTCGTTAGACCCACCATCACCCTTTTGGACAGTGGGGACAATTCGGTATCGAAAAAGGTTTGGGTCACAACAAAACGGCGAAGGGGGATGTGTCTATCGTATGAAATGAATGCGGAACCTGGCTTTGGGGCCCCAATAGCCATTTCCGGTTCTGTCCGAGAAGGCAAGGTCACTCTCCCGGGCGATCTCAGTACACTGGAGCGCCATCCAACTGCCCCGCAGGGCTCGGCATTGCGAGACCCACCTCCCCTTGTAAAGTTTGCTCGAACACCAATAAGTCGAGTGATTCTAAGTAAGTGACCCTCGTTGCTGCGATATCCAGGGATGGAGACGCGGGAACTGGATCGATCTCGGGAGCTGCTTGCACGAAAGCCCCCGCAACCACGAACAGAATGCTAGCCAGAACAGCCGCGATCGCAGCTGACAAAACCTTATACATCAGAACCTCCCGTGTTTGTTTAGGAGTTCTAAATTTAGGACTCCTAAACAATAATCCCGCCATCTTGCCCTGTCAAGGAGTGTCTGTTTTTGCAAGTTGCCCATACCGATCTGGTAGAGTAGCAATTGAAGCTCGGGCTGAGGGGCCTGTAGGTAACTTTTGTGTTCACAAAAATTTCACGGGCAATCTTATACCATATTTTTGGTAGTTCAGGTCCAATTATTGACGAGTGTGGTCATGACCCAGCAAATTCTAGTCATTGACGATGATTCGGTGATTAGGCTGTGCCTCCGAAAGATTTTGCTGTCTAGAGGCTATTCAGTCATTTGTGCAGCCAGTGGTAAGGAAGGATTGGAGCTAGCACGAAGGCTCAATCCCGATCTCATCATCTGCGATATTATGATGCCGGGATTAAATGGCTATGCATTGCTATCAGAACTACGCCAAGATTCGGCCACAAAAGACATGCCGTTCTTGTTTTTGTCAGCAAAGAGCAAAAACGATCGATTGAGAATGGGGATAAATCTTGGTGCAGATAATTATCTGACCAAGCCTTTCAGCCGCGAAGAGGTTATCGCAGCGGTCGAGGCAAGACTGACAAGTCTAGATCGGCATAACATCGATCCAGAAAATGTGCCTCATTTTTTAGGCAATCTGTCTAGTCAATGGATTTGTGAGAATTTGATTTCTCCTTCTCTGAAAAGGGATTATCCCGGTTGGTTTGTTGCGCTAGAGCCCAATTCTGGAAAGTGCTTTCTCGGTAAAACAAAAGAGTTGGCTTATCGAGCTGGGCATCGTGTGTTTCCCGATAAGGTATTTTTCTTTCGAGAACTTCCCGCAGCGTGAGGGTTGCTGATTGCTCGATGGAGCACTGACTGTTGAAAGTTACTTTTGTCAGAACCGATCGCTACTCAGACTCAACATGCTCGCTCAAACGATGAATATTCCAAAATAGAGAAAGACTTAAACCCCCGTCGACATAAATGTGCTGTCCTGTAATGAAGCCGCTGTCTTGCGAGCATAGAAAAGCGACCAAGGGAGCAATATCTTCGGGCTGCCCCCATCTCCCCATGGGGGTGCTCTTTGCTGGAACCTGGTCAATCTCGGGTAATAATTCTAGATACCCATTCCACGCCTGGGTCTTAATGTAGCCTGGTGAAATAACGTTCACAGTGATTCCCCGAGGGGCGAGGGCGATCGCGTAATGCTTGGCTAACACCTCCATCCCCGCTTTCGCAGGTGCAGACATGGCATAGACCTTACCGGGATTGTGAATGCCACTGGCAGAAATGGCGATCGCCCTTCCCCGTCCGTCTGGCATATAAATCAACGCTTTTTCCATACATCTGAGAAACGCTTTCGGATAAAGATTCTGAGCCTCCTCATATTGCTCAAACGTAAATCCACCGGGCAGTGTGGCAGTAATGGCATACCCAGCGACGTGAACGAAGGCGGTGAGCTGATTGTCGAAGTCTTCCTCTACCGCTTTGAAAAGACTGTCAACCGTCTCGATCGCCGCGATATCTCCTGCCACCGTCACAACGTTGACGTCAAACTTTTCCAACTCGTGCTTAGCTTCGAGGGCGGCTGCGCGATCGGAATGGTATCCGAGGATAAGATTGAAGCCATCACTCGCCAGCTTGCGGGCGATCGCTAGACCGATACCGCGAGTGCCTCCAGTCACTAGTGCAACGTTCACGAGCTCGACCTCAGAGTTGCCATCTCCAGTAGTAGCCTACGATCTATCGATAGAAGAATTCTATCGATAGAAGAAT is from Synechococcus sp. PCC 7336 and encodes:
- a CDS encoding MarR family winged helix-turn-helix transcriptional regulator codes for the protein MTQTFFDTELSPLSKRVMVGLTKIATALQSQSWQDAEALGLSPTQGKILALLLDRDRLGIRLSLVAEELEITAATASDAVKALVSKGLVDKARAADDRRAIAITLTEKGRSYARQAAGWTDFLAVAVDELSEAEQEVFLAGLIKIIRKLQERGQSSVARMCVTCQHFRPNVYANSDRPHHCTFVDAPFGERHLQVDCPDHLAQT
- a CDS encoding PleD family two-component system response regulator — translated: MTQQILVIDDDSVIRLCLRKILLSRGYSVICAASGKEGLELARRLNPDLIICDIMMPGLNGYALLSELRQDSATKDMPFLFLSAKSKNDRLRMGINLGADNYLTKPFSREEVIAAVEARLTSLDRHNIDPENVPHFLGNLSSQWICENLISPSLKRDYPGWFVALEPNSGKCFLGKTKELAYRAGHRVFPDKVFFFRELPAA
- a CDS encoding SDR family NAD(P)-dependent oxidoreductase; this encodes MNVALVTGGTRGIGLAIARKLASDGFNLILGYHSDRAAALEAKHELEKFDVNVVTVAGDIAAIETVDSLFKAVEEDFDNQLTAFVHVAGYAITATLPGGFTFEQYEEAQNLYPKAFLRCMEKALIYMPDGRGRAIAISASGIHNPGKVYAMSAPAKAGMEVLAKHYAIALAPRGITVNVISPGYIKTQAWNGYLELLPEIDQVPAKSTPMGRWGQPEDIAPLVAFLCSQDSGFITGQHIYVDGGLSLSLFWNIHRLSEHVESE